The Pseudanabaena sp. PCC 6802 genomic interval CTGTCTATTTTCCCTTACTCAAAGAACCGCAGCGCAGCGTAGATGGTTACGAGCTGAGCGTTGCCACCAATCACCTCGGACATTTCCTACTGTGCAATCTGATGTTAGAGGATATGAAGAAGTCATCCCTTAAAGAGCCGCGCATGGTGATCCTGGGAACGGTAACGGCTAATCCGAAGGAATTGGGAGGAAAGATTCCCATCCCCGCACCACCCGATCTAGGCGATCTGAGCGGTATGGAGGCAGGGTTTAAAGAGCCAGTTACGATGATTGATGGCAAGCAGTTCAAATCGGGCAAAGCCTATAAGGATAGCAAGCTATGCAACGTGTTAACCATGCTCGAACTGCATCGGCGTTACCATGATTCGACTGGCATTACCTTCAGTTCTCTATATCCCGGCTGTGTTGCCACCACCGCCCTCTTCCGCAATCACTTTCCCTTATTCCGAACCATCTTCCCAATTTTCCAAAAGAACATTACCGGAGGATTTGTTTCTGAGGAAGTGGCAGGCGATCGCGTTGCCGACCTGGTAACCGAGCCGGAATTCAGCAAATCCGGTGCTTATTGGAGTTGGGGTAATCGTCAGAAGGAAGGTCGTCAGGCTTTCGAGCAAGAACTTTCTGACGAAGCCACTGATGTCAGCAAAGCGAAAAAGTTATGGGATCTAAGCGCTAGCCTGGTTGGGTTAGCCTAAGCTTCTCAAAACATAGGCGATCTGTAGGGGCAGGTTTAGCAAGAAATCTTCAATCTTTACTTACAGCGATCGAACAAAACCTGCCCCTAAGGCGATTTTTACCCGCAGGGATCGAACAAAACCTGTCTCTACGCCAATGGATTTTTGCCAAAAGAATGAATTTTGTGCAAGAATTAAGACTTTAAAGCCAGTTGTTTGGTAAGAGGGCTATGCTGGATTTGCTGAAAGTGGCGGGACAAATGCAAGGAATGTCAGCGCAACTGGCACGCGAGGCAAAAGCGATCGCTCTTAAGCTAGATTTAGCTCAGTCTCTATTTGAAGATGCCACTAGCAATCTAGAATTGCGACAACAGCAACTACAGGCATGGCGCGATCGCCTCGCGTTTAACTGTGCCGAACCGATGGAGTCCCTCGATACGAGGCACTCCATTACACCGTTCTCAGCACCGCATACGATTGTGGCAACCGATGGCTCCCAAATAGCACCAAGTCGCCACGAGATTGCCTACTGTTACCTGATTAACGTGGGTAGAGTGGCGCTCCACTATGGTTCCAGTATCTATCCGGTGCTCGACAACTTACCGGAGGTGTATTACAAACCCGAAGATCTCTATGGGGCAAGGCAATGGGGTATCCAAACTGAAGAGTGGATGACGCTCAAGCGCACTGTTGCTGAAGCGATCGCCCTCGCCGAGCTAGCCTGCGGACAAAAAGAGCGTTCGCCCATCTTCGGCCCCGTACTCGCACTCAGTGATGGTTCGCTCATCCATTGGTCCCTAGAGATGCTGCCACCGGAAGCCAGGGCAAAGATTCTGCCAGATATCCTGGCAGCGTGGGAGCGCTTGCGTCGCGATCGCATCCCTTTAGCTGGCTATATCAGCGCTCCGCGCAGCACTGAAGCGACCAACTTTTTGCGACTCCAGGCCTGTCCTTTCCCTCAGCCCGACTGCCATACCCACTGTAAG includes:
- a CDS encoding DNA double-strand break repair nuclease NurA — encoded protein: MLDLLKVAGQMQGMSAQLAREAKAIALKLDLAQSLFEDATSNLELRQQQLQAWRDRLAFNCAEPMESLDTRHSITPFSAPHTIVATDGSQIAPSRHEIAYCYLINVGRVALHYGSSIYPVLDNLPEVYYKPEDLYGARQWGIQTEEWMTLKRTVAEAIALAELACGQKERSPIFGPVLALSDGSLIHWSLEMLPPEARAKILPDILAAWERLRRDRIPLAGYISAPRSTEATNFLRLQACPFPQPDCHTHCKSDAERNLDRAPCSVLQPLRDATLWQRFLQPGEASPLWRSSARILQEYGDHTVYFCYLHVGTEIARVEMPEWTALDAELRLQVLSLVLAQIQKGYGYPVALSEAHNQAVVTGSDRHRFFAILERSLIDSGLKNITTSFKETRKRNSIA
- a CDS encoding protochlorophyllide reductase, with the protein product MPQNQKPTVVITGASSGVGLQAARALAQRGWYVVMACRDMTKAENAAQSVGMSLGTYAVMHLDLASLDSVRDFVSKFRANGRSLDALVCNAAVYFPLLKEPQRSVDGYELSVATNHLGHFLLCNLMLEDMKKSSLKEPRMVILGTVTANPKELGGKIPIPAPPDLGDLSGMEAGFKEPVTMIDGKQFKSGKAYKDSKLCNVLTMLELHRRYHDSTGITFSSLYPGCVATTALFRNHFPLFRTIFPIFQKNITGGFVSEEVAGDRVADLVTEPEFSKSGAYWSWGNRQKEGRQAFEQELSDEATDVSKAKKLWDLSASLVGLA